A region from the Rhodothermales bacterium genome encodes:
- a CDS encoding cupin domain-containing protein, with amino-acid sequence MPYYVRMGNVPHKRHTQFPRPDGALYTEEVIGAEGFSGIQSIAYHIHPPTLVERVLEPEPYAVEFVEKDFLRHRHFLGKEVDPGGDWLTGRRYIMGNPDVNLALCAPTEAMGENEFFKNATHDELIYVHDGEGRLETVLGTVEFTKGDYVHVPRTITHRWVFTGDVQPRLLVIEAPTQFSPPKRYRNNFGQLLEHSPYCERDFRPPGELTTIDEKGEFIVRIKKHGKLHPFVYRYHPFDVVGWDGYMYPNAISIHDFEPITGRIHQPPPVHQMYEAHNFVVCSFVPRLFDYHPDSIPAPYNHSNIDSDEVLYYAEGDFMSRKGIERGSFTLHPGGIPHGPHPGTTEASIGKTETHELAVMVDTFRPLHLTKDALDIEDEDYIYSWQPEKHGHPLPDAAPVPPHAGDGAMTDASPADAAR; translated from the coding sequence ATGCCGTATTACGTCCGCATGGGGAACGTGCCGCACAAGCGCCACACGCAGTTCCCTCGCCCCGACGGCGCGCTCTACACCGAAGAGGTCATCGGCGCCGAGGGGTTCTCCGGGATCCAGTCGATCGCCTACCACATCCACCCGCCGACGCTCGTCGAGCGCGTCCTCGAGCCGGAGCCCTACGCCGTCGAGTTCGTCGAGAAAGACTTCCTCCGCCACCGCCACTTCCTCGGCAAAGAGGTCGACCCCGGCGGCGACTGGCTGACGGGCCGCCGCTACATCATGGGCAACCCCGACGTCAACCTCGCGCTCTGCGCCCCGACCGAGGCGATGGGCGAGAACGAGTTCTTCAAGAACGCGACCCACGATGAGCTGATCTACGTCCACGACGGCGAGGGCCGTCTCGAGACCGTGCTCGGCACCGTCGAGTTCACGAAGGGCGACTACGTCCACGTCCCGCGCACGATCACGCACCGCTGGGTGTTCACCGGCGACGTACAGCCTCGCCTGCTCGTGATCGAGGCACCGACACAGTTCAGCCCGCCGAAGCGGTACCGCAACAACTTCGGCCAGCTCTTGGAGCACTCGCCGTACTGCGAGCGCGACTTCCGCCCGCCGGGCGAGCTGACCACGATCGACGAGAAGGGCGAGTTCATCGTCCGCATCAAGAAGCACGGCAAGCTCCACCCGTTCGTCTACCGCTACCACCCGTTCGACGTGGTCGGCTGGGATGGCTACATGTACCCCAACGCGATTTCGATCCACGACTTCGAGCCGATCACCGGCCGCATCCACCAGCCGCCGCCCGTGCACCAGATGTACGAGGCGCACAACTTCGTCGTCTGCTCGTTCGTGCCGCGCCTCTTCGACTACCACCCGGACTCGATCCCAGCACCGTACAACCACTCGAACATCGACTCCGACGAGGTGCTCTACTACGCCGAGGGCGATTTCATGTCGCGCAAGGGGATCGAGCGCGGCAGCTTCACGCTCCACCCCGGCGGCATCCCGCACGGCCCGCACCCGGGCACGACGGAGGCGTCGATCGGCAAGACGGAGACGCACGAGCTCGCGGTGATGGTGGACACGTTCCGCCCGCTCCACCTCACCAAAGATGCGCTCGACATCGAGGACGAGGACTACATCTACTCGTGGCAGCCGGAGAAGCACGGGCACCCGCTCCCCGACGCCGCGCCCGTCCCGCCGCACGCGGGTGACGGCGCGATGACGGACGCCTCCCCGGCCGACGCAGCGCGCTGA
- a CDS encoding porin, with amino-acid sequence MPLPSHRSWLAPLLLLLMLAAPARAQERPTEDDEEAGSGQTETDKEGLYDELVAQFQRDYLRFTALIQVVPQLILEDTEAVQSGFSIAAARFGIAGLLDGGFGYRIQAEFARSPALLDAYVSYRPNEATRILVGRHKVPFSYEFLTSAAGIDFVNRSRVVRALAPGRGVGGSMRTQVAGEALTLRAGLFNASFNTTVDGRTVRQAQRGGFTFVGRAQSTTQPSSGTTLIVGANVAYDTPDTAKALDVPGRLLLGADVRLRAGPFLLAAEGIAERVGDDVFPDSDGFYLTGGVDLNANNRLLVRFDRFEGSDEVLLGYNLTLTRAAAFQANVVLPLDDAAEPTQALLNVQLGF; translated from the coding sequence ATGCCGCTCCCCTCGCACCGATCCTGGCTCGCCCCCTTGCTCCTCCTGCTCATGCTCGCCGCCCCGGCGCGCGCGCAAGAACGCCCCACCGAGGACGACGAGGAAGCGGGCAGCGGCCAGACCGAAACCGACAAGGAGGGGCTGTACGACGAACTCGTCGCCCAATTCCAGCGAGACTACCTCCGGTTCACGGCGCTCATCCAGGTCGTCCCCCAACTCATCCTCGAAGACACCGAGGCGGTGCAGAGTGGCTTCAGCATCGCCGCGGCTCGATTCGGGATCGCCGGGTTGCTCGACGGCGGGTTTGGCTACCGGATCCAAGCGGAGTTCGCCAGAAGCCCGGCGCTCCTGGACGCCTACGTGAGCTACCGCCCGAACGAGGCGACCCGGATCTTGGTCGGACGCCACAAAGTGCCGTTCTCGTACGAGTTCTTGACCTCGGCCGCCGGGATCGACTTCGTCAACCGCTCGCGGGTCGTCCGCGCGCTCGCCCCTGGACGGGGAGTCGGGGGATCGATGCGGACGCAGGTGGCCGGCGAGGCGCTCACCCTGCGCGCGGGCCTCTTCAACGCCTCGTTCAATACGACGGTGGACGGTCGCACCGTCCGCCAGGCACAGCGCGGCGGGTTCACCTTCGTCGGTCGCGCGCAGAGCACGACGCAGCCCTCCAGCGGCACGACGCTGATCGTCGGCGCGAACGTCGCCTACGACACCCCGGATACGGCCAAGGCCCTCGACGTGCCCGGCCGCCTGCTTCTCGGTGCCGACGTCCGCCTCCGCGCCGGCCCCTTCCTGCTCGCCGCCGAAGGCATCGCGGAGCGCGTCGGGGACGACGTGTTCCCCGACAGCGACGGGTTCTACCTCACCGGCGGCGTCGACCTCAACGCGAACAACCGTCTCCTCGTCCGCTTCGATCGCTTCGAAGGGTCCGACGAAGTGTTGCTCGGCTACAACCTCACGCTCACCCGCGCCGCCGCCTTCCAGGCCAACGTCGTCCTCCCCCTCGACGACGCGGCCGAACCCACGCAGGCGCTCCTGAACGTCCAGCTCGGATTTTAA
- a CDS encoding AMP-binding protein has product MPSAPLTFPFGQEIAWRPDPDQRTNLHRFMERVGVDDYDALCRWAVDDVGRFWHAVLESLDVQFYRPYDRTLDTAEGIEFPMWCVGGEMNIVHNLLDKWQDTEVAGRDAIRYESEEGEVRTMTYAELHREVSRCASALRALGLGKGDAVGLYMPMTPEIVVAFLAVAKIGGVILPLFSGYGAQAVATRLADGEAKALFVANALARRGRAIPMKPTADEALADVPSVEHVIVFEHVPGLDVPMTDGRDRTWDDLMALGTDDPHAVATERTSAEDLVMLIYTSGTTGAPKGAVHTHCGFPIKAAQDMAHPMDLRAGDVMWWMSDMGWMMGPWLVFGTLLNAATLVLFDGAPDYPEPDRTWALCERHGVTHLGLSPTLVRSLMPHGTEPIAKHDLSALRAVGSTGSPWDPESWTWLFENVLDSSKPILNYSGGTEISGGIVCGNFLQPLKPCAFSGPVVGMDADVVNDAGEPVRGEVGELVIRQPWIGMTRGFWGDRARYLDSYWRRHPALWTHGDFAAVDADGLWYILGRSDDTIKVAGKRLGPAEVEAVLNAHPAVLESAAVGVPHDIKGQEVVAFCVLAAGHAPSEELRADLVARLVDALGKPLKPREVKFATALPKTRNAKVMRRLIRAAYLGDALGDTTSLEEPAAVDAVRDAV; this is encoded by the coding sequence ATGCCCTCCGCTCCGCTCACCTTCCCCTTCGGCCAGGAGATCGCCTGGCGGCCCGACCCCGACCAGCGCACCAACCTCCACCGCTTCATGGAGCGCGTCGGCGTGGACGATTACGACGCGCTCTGCCGGTGGGCCGTCGACGACGTCGGCCGCTTCTGGCACGCCGTGCTCGAATCGCTCGACGTGCAGTTTTACCGGCCGTACGACCGCACCCTTGACACAGCGGAGGGCATCGAGTTTCCGATGTGGTGCGTCGGCGGCGAGATGAACATCGTCCACAACCTGCTCGACAAGTGGCAGGACACGGAGGTCGCCGGGCGCGACGCAATCCGCTACGAGAGCGAAGAAGGCGAGGTCCGCACGATGACGTACGCCGAGCTGCACCGCGAGGTGAGCCGTTGTGCCTCCGCACTCCGCGCGCTCGGGCTTGGGAAGGGCGACGCCGTCGGGCTCTACATGCCGATGACGCCGGAGATCGTCGTCGCCTTCCTCGCCGTCGCGAAGATTGGCGGCGTGATCCTTCCCCTCTTCTCGGGCTACGGCGCCCAGGCCGTCGCCACCCGCCTCGCCGACGGGGAGGCCAAAGCGCTCTTCGTGGCGAACGCCCTCGCGCGGCGCGGCCGAGCGATCCCGATGAAACCGACCGCCGACGAAGCCCTCGCGGACGTGCCGAGCGTCGAGCACGTGATCGTCTTCGAGCACGTCCCCGGCCTCGACGTGCCGATGACGGACGGCCGCGACCGGACATGGGACGACCTCATGGCCCTCGGCACGGACGATCCCCACGCGGTGGCGACGGAGCGCACGAGTGCCGAAGACCTCGTCATGCTGATCTACACGAGCGGCACGACGGGCGCGCCGAAGGGCGCGGTCCACACCCACTGCGGCTTCCCGATCAAAGCGGCGCAGGACATGGCGCATCCGATGGATCTGCGCGCGGGCGACGTGATGTGGTGGATGAGCGATATGGGCTGGATGATGGGCCCGTGGCTCGTTTTCGGCACCCTCCTCAACGCCGCTACCCTCGTGCTCTTCGACGGCGCGCCCGACTACCCCGAGCCCGACCGGACGTGGGCGCTGTGCGAGCGGCACGGCGTCACCCACCTCGGTCTGAGCCCCACGCTCGTCCGCTCGCTCATGCCTCATGGCACCGAGCCCATCGCCAAGCACGACCTCAGCGCGCTCCGCGCCGTCGGCTCGACGGGCAGCCCGTGGGACCCGGAAAGCTGGACGTGGCTGTTCGAAAACGTCCTCGATTCCAGCAAGCCGATCCTCAACTACTCCGGCGGGACCGAGATCTCCGGCGGCATCGTCTGCGGCAACTTCCTCCAGCCGCTCAAGCCGTGCGCGTTCTCCGGCCCCGTCGTCGGGATGGACGCCGACGTGGTGAACGACGCGGGCGAGCCGGTGCGGGGCGAAGTCGGCGAGCTCGTGATCCGGCAGCCGTGGATCGGGATGACGCGTGGGTTCTGGGGCGACCGCGCGCGCTACCTCGACTCGTACTGGCGCCGACACCCCGCCCTCTGGACGCACGGCGACTTCGCTGCCGTCGACGCGGACGGGCTGTGGTACATCCTCGGTCGGAGCGACGACACCATCAAAGTCGCTGGCAAGCGGCTCGGGCCGGCCGAGGTCGAGGCCGTGCTGAACGCGCACCCGGCTGTGCTAGAGAGCGCGGCGGTCGGCGTACCGCACGACATCAAAGGGCAGGAGGTCGTCGCCTTCTGCGTGCTCGCCGCCGGGCACGCGCCGAGCGAGGAACTCCGCGCCGACCTCGTCGCCCGGCTCGTGGATGCGCTCGGCAAGCCGCTGAAGCCGCGCGAGGTGAAGTTCGCGACGGCCCTCCCGAAGACGCGGAACGCGAAGGTGATGCGCCGGCTTATCCGGGCCGCCTACCTCGGCGACGCCCTCGGCGACACGACGAGCCTGGAAGAGCCGGCGGCGGTGGACGCCGTGCGTGATGCGGTGTGA
- a CDS encoding T9SS type A sorting domain-containing protein yields the protein MCLSARFLPLVLLNAFFLAAALPGFAVQAQVCQGSFELDTQAEVDAFDCAEVTGNLMIGGVVSSIDSLHSLVSVGGTLRLSSRGGLNDLAGLGALVSAGTLFITHNESLVHLNGLTSLSEVGNIHISGNEELLDVAGLLALTYVEGDVVIAGNDVLSTLEGLAGLTSVGGLLSINRSNALSDLDGLHNIVSVGSLTVYESENLTNLRGLGALASVGEAAYIYNNDALADLGGLNNLIAVEGLLEISYNSALYSLQGLESLLSIGELVIEGNGVLTNLEGLDALASTDDNLIITGNGALTDLDNLNGLTAIGGRLQINANDALPHLDGLANLIAVAEGLRVFSNNVLSSCTVGLYDLLANDGVGGDIDISNNATGCNSVEEILNSVDAEDEATPAVTALAAPFPNPTAGTTTLAFTLAELADVRLTVYDALGRRVATLADGPHASGTHEAAWGAGLPAGTYVVRFETSEEAWTERVTLVR from the coding sequence ATGTGTCTCTCTGCTCGTTTTCTACCCCTCGTTCTCCTCAACGCATTTTTTCTTGCCGCTGCACTTCCCGGATTCGCCGTGCAGGCTCAAGTCTGTCAGGGGAGTTTCGAGCTAGATACACAGGCAGAGGTAGACGCTTTCGACTGCGCGGAGGTGACGGGTAACCTGATGATCGGTGGCGTAGTGAGCTCCATCGATAGCCTCCACAGTCTAGTCTCTGTCGGAGGCACCCTTCGCCTCAGTTCAAGAGGTGGGCTGAACGACCTTGCCGGACTCGGTGCTCTCGTCTCTGCCGGAACCCTCTTCATTACGCACAATGAGTCACTCGTACACCTCAACGGCCTCACCAGCCTCTCTGAAGTGGGCAACATCCACATCTCAGGCAACGAGGAACTTCTCGATGTGGCTGGTCTCCTCGCTCTGACCTACGTCGAGGGGGACGTCGTTATCGCGGGGAACGACGTCCTCAGCACCCTCGAAGGACTCGCTGGGCTTACCTCTGTTGGAGGGCTTCTCTCAATTAACCGCAGCAACGCGCTCTCTGACTTGGATGGGCTTCATAACATCGTGTCTGTTGGGAGCCTTACAGTGTATGAGAGCGAGAATCTCACGAACCTTCGCGGCCTCGGTGCGCTCGCTTCGGTCGGGGAAGCCGCCTACATCTATAACAACGACGCGCTCGCTGATCTCGGTGGACTCAACAACCTTATCGCTGTGGAGGGACTCCTCGAAATATCCTACAACAGCGCCCTCTACAGTCTCCAAGGGCTCGAATCCCTCCTCTCGATTGGGGAACTGGTCATCGAAGGCAATGGCGTACTTACCAACCTCGAGGGCCTCGATGCTCTCGCCTCAACGGACGACAATCTCATTATAACAGGTAACGGCGCGCTCACCGATCTCGACAACCTCAACGGTCTTACCGCTATCGGGGGAAGACTCCAGATCAATGCTAACGACGCCCTTCCCCACCTCGACGGCCTCGCCAACCTCATTGCTGTAGCGGAGGGGCTCCGCGTCTTCTCGAACAACGTACTCAGTTCATGCACGGTCGGCCTCTACGATCTCCTCGCTAACGATGGCGTCGGCGGCGATATCGATATATCCAACAACGCAACTGGCTGCAATTCCGTTGAGGAGATCCTCAATTCAGTCGATGCCGAGGACGAAGCGACACCGGCCGTGACAGCCCTCGCCGCGCCCTTTCCCAATCCCACCGCCGGGACTACCACGCTCGCCTTTACCCTCGCCGAGCTCGCCGACGTCCGCCTCACCGTCTACGACGCACTCGGCCGCCGCGTGGCGACGCTCGCCGATGGACCTCACGCATCGGGCACGCACGAGGCGGCGTGGGGCGCGGGGCTCCCGGCGGGGACGTACGTCGTGCGATTCGAGACGAGCGAGGAAGCGTGGACCGAGCGCGTGACGCTCGTCCGCTAG